The DNA region TACAACGTGGCGACATCGTCGCGCTCGGCTAATTCGTAGCCATCGCATTCGGCGGCGATGACCAGTCCGCGCAGGCCGCGATCGGAGACCAGCACATTCGTCCCGCGACCCAGCACCCGATAGCCGATGCCCGCGGCCCGCGCAGCCAGCACGGCGCGCTTCAGCACGGCGACGCTGCCGGCGGCCACGAAGAACTCGGCAGGGCCCCCGACACGCCACGAGCAGTGACGCGCCAGCGGCTCGTCGCTTCGGACCGGCGCACCGATCTGCTCGGCCAGCGCGGCTGCGTTCATGCGGTTACGCACCCTTGGGCTTGCCCTTGCCCAGGCTGCCAATCAACCCGCCCAGGGACTTAGCCGGCGGTCCGCCGGGGCTGCCGCCGCCCTGCGCCGTGTATATCCGGTTGATCGCCGTGGCCAACCCGGCCAGCGCCCAGCCCAGCGTCCAGAGCGTATTCTTCGGATCGGTAATTGCGACGCCGAACCCGACCATCCAGTCCAAGAGGTTGGCAAAGCCGCCGGCGGCCGACTGTGGGATGAAGAACAGCCAGACGCCGAACAACTCGATCACGCCACGCCAGAAAACCTTGGCATCGGCCCAGCCCCGCCCGCCGATCGCCATGCCGAGTATGACGAGCCCCAGCAGCCAAACCCAGTTTGACCGTTCATTTATCATCTGGTCGCCAAGCGTCACGCCGACCCCCGCCGGTCCGATCGGCCCCATTTTGATAATCCGCAGGGTTTGACCGATCAGATGGTAGACGAAGAAGCAGATGACCAGCGCCAGCAGGTCATCGTATATGTTCGGCGAGTTGAGCGCGCGCATGTAGTAGCGGACCGCCAGCAACAGGAATACCAGGATCAGCAGGAAGCCGACACGGTAGCCGTCCAGAATCAGTGTGTTGCCCGTTTTGACGACGACCACGTTTGGATCGAACTGGAACGCCTTGATGATCTGCGTGGCGCGGTCATCGAACCAGCGGGTGAAGCCCTCGGCAATGCTGAATGGGAAGGCGCCCTGCGCAAACATCTGGTTGTTGCGCAGGTTCTTCGCCAGGTCGGTCGCCGGTGTCTTCAGAAATATGAACGACGTAAGAAACACCCACCAGTACAGCAGGTTGCGCGCACTAAACACTGTGGACATGTTCTGCTCCTTGGGCGGTCCCTTCGCCGGGCGCCCGCGCCGCTTTCAAGATTGCGCTCCATGCGCAAGCGGCGCCGGCTCTGAAACCGCCGTGCCCGCCAGTCCGTTCAGCAGGCGTCCGCTTAATGTGTTGATATCCCCCGCTCCCAGCAGCAGCAGCACGTCGCCGGGACGCCACGCCGCGCGCAGGGCCGTCTCGGCGGCGGCCAGCGTTGGCGCAAACTGCGCGGCCGGATGCCGCATGCGCGCCACGATGTCGCGGCCGCTGACGCCCAGTGTGTCCACCTCGCGTGAGGGGAAGATCTCCGTGATGATCACCGCATCGGCCTGCGCGAATGCGCCGGCAAACTCGTCCAGCAACGCGCGCGTGCGCGAGTACGTGTGCGGCTGAAAAACAGCCCAGACGCGGCGGCCCGCGTAACGCTCGCGCGCGGCCGACAGGGTCGCCCGAATCTCCGTCGGGTGATGCGCGTAATCGTCCACGATGGTGATGCCACCGGCCTCGCCGCGCACCTCGAACCGGCGCTGCGTGCCGCGGAAACGCGCCAGCGCGTCGACCGCAGCCGGCATGTCCAATCGCAGCCGGTCGAACAGCGCAACGACGGCGCACGCATTGAGCATGTTGTGCCGGCCGGGTATGCCCAGCCGTACCACCGCGATCGAGCGGCGGTCGTGGGAGACGACGTATTCAACGCCCTGCCCGGCGTGCACCTGCGGGTCGACAATGCGGTAGTCGTTGTAGTCGGCAAAGCCGTACGAGCGCGCATCGGGCGCCACGGCCCGCAGCGCCCGCGCATTGTGCGAGTCGCCGCAGACGATGACCGCGCCGTGCGCCTGCGCGATGCTCGGCAGCGTCACGAATTGCCGGAAGTCGCGCACCATGGCGGCCTCGTCGGCGAAGCAGTCTGGATGATCAAACTCGATGTTGGTCACCACGCCGTGGCGGGGCTTCAGCCCCAGGAACATGTGATCGTACTCGTCGGCTTCGATCACGAAATGTGGGCCGCGCCCGAAGCGCGCGTTGGTCCCGTAATTGGTCATCACGCCGCCGACGATGAATGTCGGATCGAGTCCCAGCTCGCTGAGACAGAACGCCGTCATGGCGGTCGTCGTCGTCTTGCCGTGCGTCCCGGCGATGGCAATCGCCTCGCGCGCCTGCATCATCTCCGCCAGCAGCGCATCGCGCTTGATGACGGGCAGTCCTGCCGCGCGCGCCGCCGCCAGTTCCGGGTTGTTCTCGCGCACCGCCGACGATATGACGACCAGTTCGGCGTCCGCCAGGTTCTCGGCGCGCTGGCCGATGCTGATGCGCGCGCCCAGCGCCGCCAGGGCGGTCGTCTGCGCGCTGGCCGCCTGGTCCGAGCCGCTGACCTGCTTGCCCTGCTCGACCAGCGTCCGGGCAATGGCCGACAGACCCGCGCCGCCAATGCCGATAAAGTGAATTCGATTGAAGCTCGCCAGCATCGTATGCCGATCTATGCTCGCCGCATGCACGCCTGCGTGACCTGCGCGATCTGCGCGGCCGCATCGGGACGGGCCAGCGACCGCGCCTGACGCCGCATTGCGTCAAGCGCGGCCGGATCACCGGCCAGCCGTTCGACCACGGGCGACAACTCGTCGCCCAGTTGCTCATCGCGCACGATGACCGCTGCACCATGCTTCGCCAGATAGTCGGCATTGACTTTCTGGTACCGCCAGGCATGCGGGTAGGGCGCCAGCACGGCCGGGAGCCCAAACAACGGAAACTCCCCCAGCACCGACGCCCCGGCCCGCGAGACCACAAGGTCTGCGGCGGCCAGCGCGTCGCCCATCTCCGCATGCAGATAAGAGTATATATGATAACGACGGCGCTGCGCTTCCGTCAGCGCCGCGTGCGCTGCTTC from Chloroflexota bacterium includes:
- the murC gene encoding UDP-N-acetylmuramate--L-alanine ligase: MLASFNRIHFIGIGGAGLSAIARTLVEQGKQVSGSDQAASAQTTALAALGARISIGQRAENLADAELVVISSAVRENNPELAAARAAGLPVIKRDALLAEMMQAREAIAIAGTHGKTTTTAMTAFCLSELGLDPTFIVGGVMTNYGTNARFGRGPHFVIEADEYDHMFLGLKPRHGVVTNIEFDHPDCFADEAAMVRDFRQFVTLPSIAQAHGAVIVCGDSHNARALRAVAPDARSYGFADYNDYRIVDPQVHAGQGVEYVVSHDRRSIAVVRLGIPGRHNMLNACAVVALFDRLRLDMPAAVDALARFRGTQRRFEVRGEAGGITIVDDYAHHPTEIRATLSAARERYAGRRVWAVFQPHTYSRTRALLDEFAGAFAQADAVIITEIFPSREVDTLGVSGRDIVARMRHPAAQFAPTLAAAETALRAAWRPGDVLLLLGAGDINTLSGRLLNGLAGTAVSEPAPLAHGAQS